Proteins encoded within one genomic window of candidate division WOR-3 bacterium:
- a CDS encoding efflux RND transporter periplasmic adaptor subunit: MKVFNKIVMSLLILGVLHAQSESVRKFLVKADKVKLGEISEYIYTYGRVTGLEEAPVFPVMPGRVVSILKNEGDRVKKDEVIALLDREIPGVKTEYLQITSPIDGIITLINGKVGQMALQTQPFAYIVSEKQAIEVGLSSEDLGKVRVGSLAYAVRDNKVVAGKVVTRSQGVDPMSFTGKARIALNENAFEYGSVVKVKIVVRRKSQVLIVPETALVQKGNKTVVYAVKDGIAKEIPVEVGIVSEGRAEVKGDLKPGDFVVTLGAEGLYDGAHVEIGGK, encoded by the coding sequence ATGAAGGTTTTTAATAAAATTGTAATGTCTCTTCTGATTCTTGGGGTTCTTCATGCCCAAAGTGAAAGTGTAAGGAAATTTCTTGTGAAAGCTGATAAGGTTAAGCTTGGCGAAATTAGCGAGTATATTTATACATACGGTAGAGTTACTGGATTGGAAGAGGCTCCAGTTTTTCCCGTAATGCCTGGAAGAGTTGTTAGCATATTGAAAAATGAAGGTGATAGGGTGAAGAAAGACGAAGTGATTGCCCTTCTTGATAGAGAAATACCCGGTGTGAAGACTGAATACTTGCAGATTACTTCTCCGATTGATGGGATTATTACCTTGATAAATGGTAAGGTAGGGCAGATGGCTTTGCAGACGCAGCCCTTTGCCTATATCGTATCTGAGAAGCAGGCTATTGAAGTTGGGCTTTCCTCGGAAGATTTGGGCAAAGTGCGAGTTGGATCCCTCGCCTATGCAGTTCGTGATAATAAGGTTGTTGCAGGAAAAGTAGTTACGAGGTCTCAGGGGGTTGATCCAATGAGCTTCACAGGGAAAGCGAGGATTGCTCTAAATGAAAATGCTTTTGAGTACGGTTCCGTTGTAAAGGTTAAAATTGTCGTAAGAAGAAAATCTCAGGTTTTAATCGTACCTGAAACTGCTCTGGTGCAGAAGGGTAATAAAACCGTCGTCTATGCTGTCAAGGATGGCATAGCGAAAGAAATTCCTGTCGAGGTTGGTATTGTAAGCGAAGGACGAGCAGAGGTGAAAGGGGATCTTAAGCCGGGTGATTTTGTTGTAACTCTTGGAGCCGAAGGCCTCTACGATGGCGCACATGTTGAAATTGGAGGGAAATAA
- a CDS encoding TolC family protein has product MVALILLIISISDTLYLTQKGAVEIGLQSSPLLQASKAQVKAAESQKLQARSVFLPQVKLDASYRRVSIVQEMKSFQLDSLVRTPSGAFIPVGHSVSIPFGQKDNYNINLGISQVIFTWGTLLRTYKIAALNLYDKILSDSASSENLAFQIKQLYSYALVMREFVNLSKKVDEELLEHYETTKRKYSVGTATEVELLQAEAKYKNNRVQVMDAERSYRDVLDMLRLVIGLSDSVEIVLVDSLTIDTAYFNTLLGSELNVDSRYDLRSLALKEKILDLTMKNYSAANLPSVFYSFNYLMQKPFGFENIWKDYWAFTVGLSFPIFDGLKGNYQMQEAYYQKKALSYTMAYQKNAAVLEFEKAKRNLKIALEKYEAQKENLRVAEALYNTVKTQYERGLATQLDFVDAETNYFSQRTLLLQSLADCIFKAMDLEKTLKGIK; this is encoded by the coding sequence ATGGTTGCGCTAATTCTTCTTATAATTTCCATAAGTGATACACTGTACCTCACTCAAAAAGGTGCAGTAGAAATAGGACTTCAAAGTAGTCCGCTTCTCCAGGCTTCAAAGGCACAGGTCAAAGCTGCTGAATCTCAAAAGTTGCAGGCTCGCTCAGTTTTTCTACCTCAGGTAAAGCTGGATGCAAGCTATAGAAGGGTATCCATTGTTCAGGAGATGAAAAGCTTTCAGCTCGATAGTCTTGTACGAACTCCCTCTGGTGCCTTCATCCCCGTTGGTCATAGTGTTTCGATCCCCTTCGGTCAAAAGGACAATTACAATATAAACCTGGGAATAAGCCAGGTCATTTTTACCTGGGGGACTCTCCTGAGAACCTACAAAATTGCGGCATTAAATCTCTACGATAAGATTCTGTCTGACTCTGCGAGCTCAGAAAATTTGGCTTTCCAGATTAAACAACTCTACAGCTATGCGTTGGTTATGAGGGAGTTTGTCAATCTCTCAAAAAAGGTCGATGAAGAGCTCCTTGAACATTATGAGACAACTAAAAGAAAATACTCCGTTGGAACTGCAACGGAAGTGGAACTTCTCCAAGCCGAGGCTAAATATAAGAACAACAGGGTTCAGGTGATGGATGCTGAGAGGTCTTATAGAGATGTTCTTGATATGCTAAGATTGGTCATAGGCCTTTCTGACTCTGTCGAGATAGTACTCGTGGATTCTCTTACCATTGACACAGCTTACTTCAACACCCTTCTCGGTTCAGAGCTCAATGTAGACTCAAGGTACGATTTAAGAAGCCTTGCCCTAAAAGAAAAGATTCTTGATTTAACAATGAAAAACTATTCTGCAGCCAATCTTCCCAGCGTCTTTTATTCCTTCAATTATCTTATGCAAAAACCCTTTGGCTTTGAAAATATATGGAAAGACTACTGGGCCTTTACCGTCGGTTTATCTTTCCCTATCTTTGACGGTTTAAAGGGTAATTATCAGATGCAAGAGGCTTACTATCAGAAGAAGGCCCTTTCTTACACGATGGCGTATCAAAAGAATGCTGCTGTTCTCGAGTTTGAGAAAGCAAAGAGGAACTTAAAGATAGCTTTAGAGAAGTATGAGGCTCAGAAAGAAAATCTTCGGGTGGCTGAAGCCCTTTATAACACAGTTAAGACGCAATATGAGAGGGGGCTTGCTACGCAACTTGATTTTGTTGATGCTGAAACCAACTATTTTTCTCAGAGGACGTTGCTATTACAGTCTCTTGCGGATTGTATCTTTAAGGCAATGGACCTGGAAAAAACCTTGAAAGGAATAAAATAA
- a CDS encoding TetR/AcrR family transcriptional regulator: METREKILIAARDVLGKKGFYETKMEDVAKEAGVAKGTLYLYFQSKEDLYQCLIKEGIKYFIQRLKEALETQNSFENKIRALIKTLVLLIDENRDFIIRMMYEIPLANLWNERIKNAIIEEQKEFTRFIKDLFEDAIKQGIAYEGNVEVLSNAFVGMVVRPIFNSVIEGTLSESVEEEVFSIFKRAFIKK, from the coding sequence ATGGAAACAAGGGAAAAAATACTTATTGCAGCAAGGGACGTCTTAGGTAAAAAGGGGTTCTACGAGACCAAAATGGAGGATGTCGCTAAGGAGGCTGGGGTAGCGAAGGGAACCCTTTATCTCTATTTCCAGTCCAAGGAGGATCTTTATCAGTGCTTGATAAAAGAAGGTATTAAATACTTCATTCAGAGGCTAAAAGAGGCTCTTGAGACTCAGAATTCTTTTGAAAATAAAATTAGGGCGCTTATAAAAACCCTTGTGTTGCTAATCGACGAAAACAGAGATTTTATCATACGAATGATGTATGAAATACCATTGGCAAACTTGTGGAACGAGAGGATAAAAAACGCAATTATTGAGGAACAGAAAGAATTTACGCGGTTTATAAAAGATCTGTTTGAAGATGCAATCAAACAAGGGATTGCCTACGAAGGGAATGTAGAGGTCTTATCTAATGCTTTCGTGGGCATGGTTGTGAGGCCCATTTTTAATAGTGTAATAGAGGGGACGCTTTCTGAAAGCGTCGAAGAGGAAGTGTTTTCAATCTTTAAAAGGGCATTTATTAAAAAGTAA
- the ftsH gene encoding ATP-dependent zinc metalloprotease FtsH, with protein MKSDIVRNLVVWILIFLVFLTLYNYLSSEKDIVEISFTDFYTQVDKGNVSQVLISGKSVEGLFKEPFKVDNKEYLRFKVTLPFEDAELVKLLASKNVQVYSKEKSLGWNLIAGSIPWLLMLAFFWFFFFRQMNASQREAIRFGKSRVKVLKESKPQVTFNDVAGCDEAKIELQEIIEFLKSPHKFARIGARIPKGVLLVGPPGTGKTLLAKAVAGEAGVPFLSISGSEFVELFVGVGAARVRDLFEQAKANAPCIVFIDEIDAVGRLRGAGLGGGHDEREQTLNQLLVEMDGFDSSEGIIVMAATNRPDILDPALLRPGRFDRRVYVPIPDVKGREEILKIHTRKIPLGPDVDLKLIAQSTPGFTGADLANLVNEAALLAARKNKQVVEMQDFEEAKDKLIMGIARRSMVISEEEKKRIAYHETGHALVAKFLPGADPVHKITIIPHGRALGATQSLPSEDRYLYTRSYILTQLSVLLGGRAAELLVFNEESTGAADDLSKATEIARRMVTDWGMSEKIGPVTLGKEEEEIFLGRELGVRKYYSEETARLIDNEIKEIVKNAFDKAVEILRSKMELLHQVANYLLEKETITGQELDEIISKSAA; from the coding sequence ATGAAAAGTGACATTGTTAGAAATTTGGTTGTTTGGATATTGATTTTTCTTGTGTTTTTGACTCTTTACAATTACCTTTCATCGGAAAAGGACATTGTAGAAATATCCTTTACCGATTTTTATACCCAGGTTGATAAGGGTAATGTATCCCAGGTTCTTATATCTGGAAAGAGCGTGGAAGGTCTTTTTAAAGAGCCTTTTAAAGTTGACAACAAAGAATACTTGAGATTTAAGGTTACATTGCCCTTTGAGGATGCAGAGCTTGTTAAACTTCTTGCCTCGAAAAATGTTCAAGTTTATTCTAAGGAAAAAAGCCTTGGCTGGAATTTGATTGCGGGTTCAATTCCCTGGCTTCTAATGCTTGCCTTTTTCTGGTTTTTCTTTTTTAGACAGATGAATGCAAGTCAGCGAGAAGCAATTCGATTTGGAAAGAGCAGAGTGAAAGTCCTGAAGGAATCAAAGCCTCAAGTAACCTTTAATGATGTTGCAGGTTGTGATGAAGCTAAAATCGAGCTACAGGAGATCATTGAGTTTTTGAAAAGCCCTCATAAATTTGCAAGAATCGGTGCGAGGATTCCCAAAGGTGTTTTGCTTGTTGGACCGCCTGGTACCGGTAAGACTTTGCTGGCAAAGGCAGTTGCGGGAGAGGCAGGAGTGCCTTTTCTTTCAATTTCTGGTTCTGAATTTGTAGAGCTTTTCGTAGGTGTTGGAGCGGCAAGGGTAAGAGACCTTTTTGAGCAGGCTAAGGCTAATGCACCTTGTATAGTTTTTATCGATGAGATTGATGCCGTTGGAAGACTTAGGGGTGCAGGACTTGGTGGTGGACACGATGAAAGGGAGCAGACCCTAAATCAACTTCTTGTGGAGATGGACGGATTTGACTCTTCGGAAGGTATTATTGTCATGGCGGCTACTAATAGGCCTGATATCCTTGACCCTGCGCTTTTGAGACCGGGGAGGTTTGATAGAAGAGTTTATGTCCCCATTCCGGATGTTAAGGGCAGAGAGGAGATTTTAAAGATACATACGCGAAAGATCCCCCTTGGCCCCGATGTGGACCTTAAGTTAATTGCTCAATCTACACCAGGTTTTACTGGTGCTGATTTGGCTAACCTTGTCAATGAGGCTGCTCTTCTTGCTGCGAGGAAGAACAAGCAAGTAGTTGAAATGCAGGACTTTGAAGAGGCCAAGGACAAATTAATAATGGGAATCGCGCGAAGAAGTATGGTTATTTCTGAGGAGGAAAAGAAAAGGATTGCTTATCATGAAACGGGCCACGCACTTGTTGCTAAGTTTTTGCCAGGTGCTGATCCTGTTCATAAAATAACTATAATTCCTCATGGAAGGGCCTTAGGAGCGACCCAATCTCTCCCCAGTGAAGACCGGTATCTTTATACCAGGTCTTACATTCTGACCCAGCTATCTGTACTTCTTGGTGGCCGAGCAGCAGAACTTCTTGTATTTAACGAAGAATCCACCGGTGCGGCCGATGATCTCTCAAAGGCTACCGAGATCGCGAGGAGAATGGTTACCGATTGGGGAATGTCGGAAAAGATTGGACCTGTAACTCTCGGGAAGGAAGAAGAGGAAATCTTTCTCGGTAGAGAGCTTGGTGTGAGAAAGTATTATTCAGAAGAGACTGCCAGATTGATTGATAATGAGATAAAAGAGATTGTAAAAAATGCCTTTGATAAGGCAGTGGAAATTCTCAGGTCAAAAATGGAGCTACTTCATCAAGTAGCAAATTATCTCCTTGAGAAGGAAACTATTACAGGTCAGGAACTTGACGAGATAATAAGTAAGAGTGCTGCTTAG
- the hpt gene encoding hypoxanthine phosphoribosyltransferase encodes MKENTGFLITEEQIKKRIKEIASQIRRDYEATVPILVGVLKGSFIFLADLIRELKDMALEVDFLAVSSYGKSTKTSGIVKILKDLSTSIEGRDVILVEDICDSGLTLKYLIELLEGRKPNSLRVCVLLDKKERRVVDIELHYVGFEVPDRFLVGYGLDYAEKYRNLPYIRELMPEEIREVENNEK; translated from the coding sequence ATGAAGGAGAATACTGGATTTTTGATAACTGAAGAACAAATCAAGAAAAGGATTAAGGAAATAGCTTCACAAATAAGACGAGACTACGAAGCCACTGTTCCTATTCTTGTCGGCGTATTAAAGGGGTCTTTTATTTTCCTTGCCGATCTAATAAGGGAGTTAAAGGATATGGCTTTAGAGGTTGATTTCCTCGCCGTTTCGAGCTATGGAAAATCTACAAAGACTTCTGGTATTGTGAAGATTTTGAAGGACCTCTCCACTTCAATCGAGGGTAGGGATGTAATCCTCGTGGAGGATATTTGTGACAGTGGGTTGACCCTGAAGTATCTGATCGAATTGTTGGAGGGAAGAAAGCCGAATAGCTTAAGAGTTTGCGTTTTATTAGACAAGAAAGAGAGAAGGGTGGTGGATATAGAGCTACACTACGTGGGATTCGAGGTCCCGGATAGATTTCTTGTAGGATACGGCCTTGATTACGCCGAGAAATATAGAAATCTCCCTTACATAAGGGAACTTATGCCGGAGGAAATAAGAGAGGTGGAGAATAATGAAAAGTGA
- the tilS gene encoding tRNA lysidine(34) synthetase TilS, whose product MDPILLEKFIKAVKKYNMIQKGDKILVGFSGGPDSVFLVEILKEVRDYFGIGFSCLHVNHMLRGEESFRDEAFCKEFCSKEMMDLFIERVDVRSLKRDRESIEETARRLRYEKFNEYLEKGGFDKIALAHTASDSVETFLINLLRGTGVMGLKGIPPVRGRIIRPLIFITRKEIEQYLESKGVPYVIDSSNLETTYLRNRIRLELIPYLETIRPGSFDKIRETAEILVDFTNFLEIELERMEKEALKNTFPWATLIDCSKFRNYHYFLQKLFIQRRLNLSFQEVENFESIINQGKSGKVRGFQVFASSKEIFVGPEEKRFPELQIDLEDLPLKLYDFNLAIERSQSFSAGTFVMGFRKADFPLTIRAWKEGDVYNGKKLSDLFYSKGVEAWKRRYYPVFESKGQILWVPGFRKEEVVGDIFLEVKKIHEGEYWIFDN is encoded by the coding sequence ATGGATCCCATTCTTCTCGAAAAATTCATTAAGGCCGTGAAGAAGTACAATATGATTCAGAAAGGGGATAAAATTTTAGTGGGTTTTTCAGGGGGGCCTGATTCTGTCTTCCTTGTGGAAATCCTGAAGGAAGTTAGGGACTACTTTGGTATAGGCTTTAGCTGTCTTCATGTGAACCACATGCTCAGGGGTGAAGAATCTTTTAGAGACGAGGCCTTTTGCAAGGAATTTTGCAGTAAGGAGATGATGGATTTGTTTATTGAAAGAGTAGATGTCAGGAGTTTAAAAAGAGATAGAGAATCCATTGAAGAGACTGCGAGGAGGCTCAGGTATGAAAAGTTCAATGAATATTTGGAAAAGGGTGGTTTTGATAAAATTGCTCTCGCTCACACTGCCTCAGATTCCGTCGAGACTTTTCTCATCAACCTTTTGAGGGGCACGGGGGTTATGGGATTAAAAGGAATTCCGCCTGTGCGTGGAAGAATTATTAGACCTTTGATATTTATAACCCGGAAAGAAATTGAACAATACCTTGAGTCGAAAGGAGTTCCTTATGTAATAGATTCGTCAAACCTTGAGACAACTTATTTGAGGAACCGCATAAGATTGGAACTTATCCCTTATTTGGAGACCATTAGGCCAGGGTCCTTTGACAAAATAAGGGAAACTGCAGAAATTTTGGTGGATTTTACTAATTTTCTCGAAATCGAACTGGAAAGGATGGAAAAGGAGGCCCTTAAGAACACCTTTCCATGGGCCACTTTAATTGATTGTTCGAAGTTTAGAAATTATCATTATTTTCTGCAAAAACTTTTTATTCAGCGGAGGTTAAATTTGAGTTTTCAGGAAGTGGAAAACTTTGAAAGTATAATAAATCAAGGGAAGTCTGGAAAAGTGAGAGGTTTTCAAGTTTTTGCGAGTTCAAAGGAAATCTTTGTTGGTCCTGAAGAGAAGAGGTTCCCAGAACTGCAAATTGATTTGGAAGATTTACCTTTAAAACTTTACGATTTCAACCTTGCGATAGAGCGTTCTCAAAGTTTTTCAGCGGGTACTTTTGTGATGGGTTTTAGAAAGGCTGACTTTCCTCTTACAATTAGGGCCTGGAAAGAGGGTGATGTTTACAATGGAAAGAAACTTTCCGATTTATTTTATTCTAAGGGAGTAGAGGCCTGGAAGAGACGATATTATCCCGTTTTTGAAAGTAAAGGCCAAATTCTGTGGGTCCCCGGTTTTAGAAAGGAGGAGGTCGTAGGCGACATTTTTTTGGAGGTAAAGAAAATCCATGAAGGAGAATACTGGATTTTTGATAACTGA
- a CDS encoding DUF3857 domain-containing protein produces the protein MVLFYIILFGQFIAGRGDLVKYSYKEYRLGDSLLTIKEEKKILIKTEDAKEEFGTLVFPYDDSTENIKIIYARTISPDGDTINVPENAINRVADPTIDAYPFLKSRKELHISFVSIKPGSTIEYCIERTVRNFEYVDGIEYFRTTIPVEYSKMVFYFSPDAGLRFQKGNVEGYDHSERLRDSSGCRIYEFEVKDLPEIFRNRWGGYPPQYLISPYVIFSTFPTWDSLAHYLLAHYKRIESIKPQKFDLCRLEELSKKINSPEDESFKIQGYVPLNRERSASFNSMTYPEEILKLISSFEGLSPAFVLRYGFDTLKVIPALSAIESIILYDGKSFLYPFQGEKKILSTPYEGHVAIVLSPDLNSYSVQEVEGKDVYAETLIVNIPKKLISFSKWIPSYRFLGSFSRSWSEEEEELENIKNFVSPNEFAEYGVIKDFKAVLRNQKDVEKPYYINGKVRLKSIGSQSGRYLILNIPEMPKIDPELFRNGFYLGFRNVLKREVCFIVKIPNGYIIKYVPPSVSYSDRNLSLERDLKVDQDRVTIQQRIRYLKRYIGYSDLIKINGTPEVKDFWSTHVVILERKH, from the coding sequence ATGGTGCTTTTTTATATAATTTTGTTTGGGCAATTTATTGCAGGTAGAGGAGATCTTGTAAAGTACAGCTACAAGGAATACCGGCTTGGGGACAGTTTGCTAACTATAAAAGAAGAGAAGAAGATCTTGATAAAGACCGAGGATGCAAAAGAAGAGTTCGGTACTTTGGTTTTCCCTTATGACGATTCAACAGAGAATATCAAAATAATTTATGCTCGCACTATTAGTCCAGATGGTGACACGATAAACGTTCCTGAGAATGCTATAAACAGAGTGGCAGATCCCACCATTGATGCTTATCCTTTCCTTAAAAGCAGAAAAGAGCTTCACATTTCCTTTGTCTCTATTAAACCTGGTTCAACTATCGAATATTGCATAGAGAGAACTGTGCGAAATTTCGAATATGTTGATGGAATCGAGTATTTCAGGACTACTATACCCGTTGAATATAGCAAAATGGTTTTTTACTTTAGTCCTGATGCAGGTTTAAGGTTTCAGAAAGGTAATGTCGAGGGTTACGACCATTCCGAAAGATTAAGAGACTCATCAGGGTGTAGAATCTATGAGTTTGAAGTTAAAGATCTCCCTGAAATCTTTAGAAACCGATGGGGTGGATACCCTCCACAATATTTAATATCGCCCTATGTGATCTTTTCTACTTTTCCCACATGGGATTCCTTAGCCCATTATTTGCTGGCACACTACAAAAGGATTGAGTCTATAAAACCACAGAAATTTGATCTTTGCCGGCTTGAAGAACTAAGTAAAAAGATAAATTCACCTGAAGATGAAAGCTTCAAGATCCAGGGATATGTTCCTTTAAATAGGGAACGTTCTGCATCCTTTAATTCTATGACCTATCCCGAGGAAATTTTAAAACTCATCTCCTCCTTTGAAGGGCTTTCCCCTGCTTTTGTATTGCGTTATGGGTTTGACACTTTAAAGGTAATTCCTGCTTTGTCAGCCATAGAAAGTATAATTCTTTATGATGGTAAAAGCTTTTTATATCCCTTTCAGGGAGAAAAAAAGATACTGAGCACCCCTTACGAAGGCCATGTTGCGATTGTACTTTCCCCCGACTTAAATAGCTATTCTGTTCAGGAAGTGGAAGGAAAAGATGTGTACGCTGAAACACTAATTGTTAATATTCCCAAAAAATTGATCTCGTTTTCCAAGTGGATCCCTTCTTATAGGTTTCTCGGCTCCTTCTCCCGCAGTTGGAGTGAAGAGGAGGAAGAGCTTGAAAACATAAAAAACTTTGTTTCGCCTAATGAGTTTGCTGAATATGGTGTTATCAAAGATTTTAAGGCTGTTCTAAGAAACCAGAAGGATGTAGAGAAACCCTATTATATTAACGGGAAAGTCAGGTTAAAGAGCATTGGTTCACAGAGTGGAAGATATCTAATTTTAAACATCCCGGAAATGCCCAAAATCGACCCCGAGTTATTTAGAAATGGCTTCTATTTGGGCTTTCGGAATGTTTTAAAAAGAGAAGTTTGCTTCATTGTCAAAATACCCAATGGGTACATAATAAAGTATGTTCCTCCATCCGTTTCTTATTCGGATAGAAATCTATCCCTGGAAAGAGATCTGAAGGTTGACCAAGACAGGGTCACGATACAACAGCGTATCAGGTATTTGAAAAGGTATATTGGCTATAGCGATTTGATTAAAATCAATGGGACACCTGAAGTTAAAGATTTTTGGTCGACACACGTGGTTATTCTCGAACGTAAACATTGA
- a CDS encoding DUF3857 domain-containing protein has translation MLKLFLSLFIFVKFGYVVELDSTYEVYYQSGISERFEYLRYKILSDQVPEGLSSLTVSYTPYYNTADFDYVRIIRGKDTLYLDTKNIVDVLAPPDLGGTIFWGEREKILEVKDLKKGDILESKVRKYGGNWLGPTGSEKYKTPYLGYFNQIMLFGSPVPIKKKVYVLEELKEKPVRYGIFNGKIKHRILNRDGKRLHVFYLKNIKPYKSEPFSPSQYDYLPKLIVTNIPSWREMSRIEFQRAEPNVTPDERVKSFADSLCQGITDENEKIRKLFYFVADEIRYLGLMESEMEGYEPHPASLTLEKRSGVCKDKAALLVALLRAQGFKAYYATTAAGMRMENIPADQTNHAIVALEKGNDYEYLDPTIGAGGRDLMPASEGGQSVLVSREEGDTLRTIPLSSSDSNKVSIFLFTDIKGDTVYFNYLMKFNGGFDQQFRRIAQGGRKGIERFVRNSLSNVYTGTLVIDSLSFTEPQDYFDYFKVQIFGKVFNEIVKTPDFKLYRPVSFKIGKSFVYFLEFLTLERKLDFKIRFPQSVEVTEYIPYSKVEEPFVKRQVLGKENSYRLEFVSQKADERATKELKNVAGNNGIQDWYLVSTMLRFDKRQYSPDEVRTMYRDYRDFQENESLWLILKGE, from the coding sequence ATGCTTAAGCTATTTTTGAGTTTGTTTATATTTGTGAAGTTTGGATATGTCGTGGAGCTTGATTCCACTTATGAAGTCTATTATCAGAGTGGGATCAGTGAGAGGTTCGAATATCTTCGATACAAAATTTTAAGCGACCAGGTTCCTGAAGGATTAAGTTCTTTAACTGTTTCTTACACCCCTTACTATAACACCGCTGATTTTGATTACGTGAGGATTATAAGGGGTAAAGACACATTGTATCTGGATACGAAGAACATTGTTGATGTTTTAGCACCACCTGATCTTGGTGGAACTATTTTCTGGGGCGAAAGAGAAAAAATTCTTGAAGTCAAAGATTTGAAGAAGGGTGATATCCTTGAGAGTAAAGTAAGAAAATATGGAGGAAACTGGCTCGGGCCAACGGGCAGTGAAAAATATAAGACGCCCTATTTAGGGTATTTTAATCAGATAATGCTCTTTGGGTCACCGGTCCCGATAAAAAAGAAAGTTTACGTGCTGGAGGAATTAAAGGAAAAGCCTGTGAGATATGGAATTTTCAATGGTAAAATTAAGCACCGTATCCTGAATAGGGATGGGAAAAGACTTCACGTGTTTTACCTGAAAAACATTAAACCATATAAGTCGGAGCCTTTTTCGCCAAGTCAATATGACTACCTGCCAAAGCTTATTGTAACTAACATCCCTTCCTGGAGGGAAATGTCCCGCATTGAATTCCAAAGAGCGGAGCCCAATGTTACTCCTGATGAGAGGGTAAAAAGTTTTGCTGACAGCCTATGCCAGGGGATTACCGACGAAAATGAGAAAATAAGGAAACTATTCTATTTTGTAGCGGATGAAATAAGGTATCTCGGTTTGATGGAATCGGAGATGGAAGGGTATGAACCCCACCCGGCCTCCTTGACTCTCGAGAAGAGATCGGGGGTTTGTAAAGATAAGGCCGCTCTGCTTGTTGCACTCCTCAGAGCTCAAGGTTTTAAAGCATATTATGCAACCACAGCAGCGGGAATGAGGATGGAGAATATCCCCGCAGATCAGACTAATCACGCTATTGTGGCTTTGGAGAAAGGGAATGACTACGAATATCTGGATCCAACGATTGGGGCTGGTGGAAGAGACTTGATGCCAGCATCGGAAGGTGGGCAAAGTGTTTTGGTGTCAAGGGAAGAGGGAGATACTCTGAGGACGATTCCCTTGTCCTCTTCTGACAGCAATAAGGTCTCAATTTTCCTGTTTACTGATATAAAAGGGGATACTGTTTATTTTAATTATCTAATGAAGTTTAATGGTGGTTTTGATCAGCAGTTTCGTAGAATTGCACAGGGCGGCAGAAAAGGGATCGAAAGATTTGTCCGTAACAGTTTGAGTAATGTTTATACCGGCACCCTGGTGATCGATTCTCTTAGCTTTACAGAGCCTCAGGATTATTTCGATTATTTCAAAGTGCAGATTTTTGGCAAAGTTTTTAATGAGATTGTTAAGACGCCTGATTTCAAGCTTTACAGGCCAGTAAGTTTTAAAATTGGCAAGAGTTTTGTCTATTTCTTAGAATTCTTAACATTGGAAAGGAAACTGGATTTCAAGATCAGATTTCCCCAATCGGTTGAAGTGACAGAGTATATACCTTACAGCAAAGTGGAGGAACCTTTTGTAAAACGTCAGGTTCTTGGTAAAGAGAATTCTTACCGGTTAGAATTCGTGAGTCAAAAGGCCGATGAGAGAGCCACCAAGGAACTAAAAAATGTTGCAGGGAACAACGGGATCCAAGATTGGTACCTGGTGTCAACTATGCTTAGGTTCGACAAAAGGCAATACTCTCCGGATGAAGTCAGGACAATGTACAGAGATTATAGAGATTTTCAGGAAAATGAAAGCCTTTGGCTGATTTTAAAAGGAGAATAA